The Candidatus Palauibacter australiensis genome segment TCGGTGATCGACGCGCGGTTGGGCAGGCGCTTACGGCGCTCGAGGATGCGGCGGGCCGCCTCCCGAGCCCGGGTGCGGTCGTCCTCGTCGACGGGGACAAGCCGGGCGACCGGGTGACCGTGCCGGGTGATCGTAAGGGACTCTCCCGCCGCTACGCGGTCCAGGAGCCGCGGCAGGTGTGTCTTCGCTTCGTACGCCCCGATGCGGTCCATCCCATCCCCCTTTCGAGTTTAGACCGGACGATACGACTAGTCTAATTATAGCTGGGCGACCGCGTCGGGGAAAGCACGGGGGACGAGGCTTGCGTCACTCGGCCGGAAGGAGCCATGCGGCGGCGGCGGCCAGGTCGGGCGCGATGTGTACGGGGTCGGCGTCGTGCGGGCGGGACTCGCTCTTGCGGTTGACCCACAGCACGGGGACGCCGAGCGAGGTTGCGGGGACGACGTCGTGGAAGAGGCTCTGCGCCACGTGCAGCCAGCGGTCGAAGCCCGCGGCCCACTCCCGCCCGCGCTCGAAGTGCGGCGCGGCCGGCTTGTAACTGCGCAGCCGCTGGGCCGTGCCGAGGAGACCGAACTCGACCTCGAAGTGCTTCAGCGTCCCGGCGAG includes the following:
- a CDS encoding type II toxin-antitoxin system prevent-host-death family antitoxin — translated: MDRIGAYEAKTHLPRLLDRVAAGESLTITRHGHPVARLVPVDEDDRTRAREAARRILERRKRLPNRASITELIETIHEGHRY